The Microbacterium sp. SORGH_AS_0862 region ATCGTCTCGATCGTGCTGGTCGCGCTGCTGACCGGAGTCGCGGTCGCTTTCGTCGGAATCATCTCGTTCGTGGGCCTGGTCGTTCCGCACCTCGTGCGCATGACTCTCGGCCCCGCCAACCGCTCGCTCATCATCTCGTCGCTCCTCGGTGGCGCCACGCTCCTCGTGTACGCCGATCTGCTGGCGCGCACGCTCGTCGCATCGGCGGACCTGCCCATCGGCATCCTGACCTCCCTCATCGGCGGCCCCTTCTTCTACTGGCTCATCCGACGCAGTCGTCGTCGGAGCGGAGGATGGGGATGACCGTGGCACTTCGCACCGAAGGCGTCGGGTTCCGGATCGGATCCGTGACGATCCTCGACGGCATCACGATGGAGATCGCCTACGGGCGCCTCGTCGCCCTCGTAGGACCGAACGGGGCGGGCAAGTCGAGCCTCCTGTCACTGCTCTCTGGGGATGTGCCGCCGAGCTCGGGCACCGTGCTGCTCGAGGGGGACCCGCTCGCCCGCATCCGACCCCGCGAGCTCGCCCGTCGTCGCTCGGTTCTGCTGCAGTCCAATCAGGTCGCGTTCTCGTTCACGGCCTACGACGTGGTCGAGATGGGGCGTGCGCCGTGGATCGGCGCCGAGCACGGCGACGACGAGACCGCCATCGCTGCCGCGATGGCGCAGGCCGATGTGACACACCTCTG contains the following coding sequences:
- a CDS encoding heme ABC transporter ATP-binding protein, producing MTVALRTEGVGFRIGSVTILDGITMEIAYGRLVALVGPNGAGKSSLLSLLSGDVPPSSGTVLLEGDPLARIRPRELARRRSVLLQSNQVAFSFTAYDVVEMGRAPWIGAEHGDDETAIAAAMAQADVTHLCERVYASLSGGEKARTSLARVLAQDTPIVMLDEPTAALDLRHQEDVLRIARDLARTGRAVVVVLHDLSLAAAYADEIAMIAGGRLVASGPPADVLTEARIAEVYGTPVRVIADADTGRPIVLPRRAE